A genomic segment from Polyangium mundeleinium encodes:
- the polA gene encoding DNA polymerase I: protein MVTRKAELPPPGASDVLYIIDLSGYVFRAYHAIQTPLTSPTGEPTHATYGTVSMLSKLVDERKPAFLAVAMDSPGRTFRDDLDENYKAHRPPAPPDLHVQMARCKEIVEAYRIPIYIAEGLEADDLLAVAVARAKERGLRVVIVSSDKDLMQLVDADRVVLWDGRDKVYGPTEVEEKFGVPPTQLRDLLALVGDTSDNVPGVPGVGVKTAADLLKEFATLDGIYAGLDRVKRQKIRDNLREHEADARLSQKLVSLHMEAPVDFDFEALRYGGADVARLRALFTELGFTRFIKAVPAAAPVGGSRRAIATRDELAAFAAEVQKAGKLAIEVHATSREAMRAHVCGLALAYERGQSIYVPIGHRYLGVPAQLGMADVAAVLGPILSDPAITKLGHDLKFVDVLLRRQGLSLRGVTFDTMLASYLLDSEASHELGDVAERDAGVKMQPFEELAPKKRGQAQRALDDVEIEQATGYAAAFPEVVLTLAEQQTPRLEAAHLGDLFTKIELPLASVLAQMEYTGVLVDPKALASLGEEMAKELAVLEKRAHDAAGKEWNLASPRQLETILFDELKLRSLRKTKTGRSTDADVLEQLSEDHPLPGIVLEHRAIAKLKGTYVDALPKLVHPETGRIHTRWSQAVAATGRLSSQDPNLQNIPIRTELGRLIRRAFVAPPGFVVLSADYSQIELRVLAHLSKDPVLVDAFRTGQDVHTRTAMEIFGVEAAEVTVEMRRRSKTINFGVIYGMGEAALARRLDIPRVEAARFINAYFQRYRGVHEFMERTMTEARHTQVVQTMLGRRRMVPDVHSSDRGRRAYAERIAQNTPIQGSSADLLKLAMVRLGEPVVPGARMVLTVHDELTFEVPAERVEEAKAKVREVMETVFPLDVPLVVDAGAGPTWADAH from the coding sequence ATGGTCACCCGCAAGGCCGAGCTGCCGCCGCCGGGCGCGTCCGATGTCCTCTACATCATCGACCTGTCGGGGTACGTCTTCCGCGCGTATCACGCGATCCAGACGCCCCTGACGAGCCCCACGGGCGAGCCCACGCATGCCACCTACGGCACCGTGAGCATGTTGTCGAAGCTCGTCGACGAGCGCAAACCGGCGTTCCTCGCGGTCGCGATGGACTCGCCCGGGCGCACGTTCCGCGACGATCTCGACGAGAACTACAAGGCGCATCGCCCCCCGGCGCCGCCCGACCTTCACGTGCAGATGGCGCGCTGCAAGGAGATCGTCGAGGCGTACCGCATCCCGATCTACATCGCCGAAGGCCTCGAGGCCGACGATCTGCTCGCGGTCGCGGTCGCGCGCGCGAAGGAACGGGGCCTGCGGGTCGTGATCGTGAGCAGCGACAAGGACCTGATGCAGCTCGTCGACGCGGACCGCGTGGTGCTCTGGGACGGCCGCGACAAGGTCTACGGCCCGACCGAGGTCGAGGAGAAGTTCGGCGTGCCGCCCACGCAGCTCCGCGACCTGCTCGCGCTTGTGGGCGACACGAGCGACAACGTGCCCGGCGTGCCCGGCGTCGGCGTGAAGACCGCCGCGGACCTTTTGAAGGAGTTCGCCACGCTCGACGGGATCTATGCGGGTCTCGACCGCGTCAAGCGCCAGAAGATCCGCGACAACCTGCGCGAGCACGAGGCGGACGCGCGTCTGTCGCAGAAGCTCGTCAGCTTGCATATGGAGGCGCCGGTCGACTTCGACTTCGAGGCGCTCCGGTACGGCGGCGCGGACGTCGCGCGGCTCCGAGCTCTCTTCACGGAGCTCGGCTTTACGCGCTTCATCAAGGCCGTGCCCGCCGCGGCGCCCGTGGGCGGCAGCAGGCGCGCGATCGCCACGCGCGACGAGCTCGCTGCGTTCGCCGCAGAGGTGCAGAAGGCCGGCAAGCTCGCGATCGAGGTCCACGCGACCTCACGCGAGGCCATGCGCGCGCACGTCTGCGGCCTCGCGCTCGCCTACGAGCGTGGCCAGAGCATCTACGTGCCGATCGGCCACCGCTACCTCGGCGTGCCCGCGCAGCTCGGCATGGCCGACGTCGCCGCGGTGCTCGGACCGATCCTGAGCGACCCTGCGATCACGAAGCTCGGCCACGATCTGAAGTTCGTCGACGTCCTTTTGCGCCGCCAAGGCCTCTCGCTCCGCGGCGTCACGTTCGACACGATGCTCGCGAGTTACTTGCTCGACTCGGAAGCGTCGCACGAGCTCGGCGACGTGGCCGAGCGCGACGCGGGCGTGAAGATGCAGCCGTTCGAGGAGCTCGCGCCGAAGAAGCGCGGGCAAGCGCAGCGCGCGCTCGACGACGTCGAGATCGAGCAGGCGACGGGGTACGCCGCGGCTTTCCCGGAGGTCGTTCTCACACTCGCCGAGCAGCAGACGCCGCGCCTCGAAGCCGCGCACCTCGGCGACCTCTTCACGAAGATCGAGCTGCCCCTCGCGTCGGTGCTCGCGCAGATGGAGTACACGGGCGTGCTCGTCGATCCGAAGGCGCTCGCTTCGCTCGGCGAGGAGATGGCGAAAGAGCTCGCGGTCCTCGAAAAACGCGCGCACGACGCCGCCGGCAAGGAGTGGAACCTCGCGTCGCCGCGGCAGCTCGAGACGATCCTCTTCGACGAGCTGAAACTCCGCAGCCTGCGCAAGACGAAGACCGGCCGCTCGACGGACGCGGACGTGCTCGAGCAGCTCTCCGAGGATCACCCGCTGCCGGGCATCGTGCTTGAACATCGCGCGATCGCGAAGCTCAAGGGCACGTACGTCGACGCGCTGCCGAAGCTCGTGCACCCGGAGACCGGGCGCATCCATACGCGCTGGAGCCAGGCGGTCGCGGCCACGGGCCGCCTCTCGTCGCAGGATCCGAACCTGCAGAACATCCCGATCCGGACCGAGCTCGGCCGCCTCATCCGGCGCGCGTTCGTTGCGCCGCCGGGGTTCGTCGTGCTCTCCGCCGACTACTCGCAGATCGAGCTACGCGTGCTCGCGCATCTGTCGAAGGATCCGGTGCTCGTCGACGCCTTCCGCACGGGGCAGGACGTGCACACGCGCACGGCGATGGAGATCTTCGGCGTCGAGGCCGCGGAGGTGACGGTCGAAATGCGTCGGCGCAGCAAGACCATCAACTTCGGCGTGATCTACGGCATGGGCGAGGCCGCGCTCGCGAGGAGGCTCGACATCCCGCGTGTCGAGGCCGCGCGCTTCATCAACGCGTACTTCCAGCGCTACCGCGGCGTGCACGAGTTCATGGAGCGCACGATGACGGAGGCGCGGCATACGCAGGTCGTGCAGACGATGCTCGGTCGTCGACGCATGGTCCCGGACGTACACAGCTCCGATCGCGGTCGCCGCGCGTACGCCGAGCGGATCGCGCAGAACACGCCGATCCAGGGTTCGAGCGCGGATCTCTTGAAGCTCGCGATGGTTCGTCTCGGCGAACCCGTCGTGCCGGGCGCGCGCATGGTGCTGACGGTGCACGACGAGCTCACGTTTGAGGTGCCGGCGGAGCGCGTGGAGGAGGCGAAGGCGAAGGTGCGCGAGGTGATGGAGACGGTGTTCCCGCTCGATGTGCCGCTCGTGGTGGACGCAGGCGCGGGGCCGACCTGGGCCGACGCGCATTAA
- the rpsT gene encoding 30S ribosomal protein S20, protein MANHASADKRNRQRIKRTARNRAAKSALRTELKKARASITATPADAAKTVREAIGALDGAAHKGTIPRKRASRLQGRLARALHKASKAA, encoded by the coding sequence ATGGCCAATCACGCATCTGCCGACAAGCGCAACCGCCAGCGCATCAAGAGGACGGCTCGTAACCGGGCCGCCAAGTCCGCCCTCCGCACCGAGCTGAAGAAGGCGCGCGCGAGCATCACGGCCACCCCCGCGGACGCCGCCAAGACCGTTCGTGAGGCCATCGGCGCGCTCGACGGCGCGGCGCACAAGGGCACGATCCCCCGCAAGCGCGCCTCGCGCCTGCAGGGCCGCCTCGCCCGCGCGTTGCACAAGGCCAGCAAGGCCGCGTAG